In Pseudomonas sp. Leaf58, one DNA window encodes the following:
- a CDS encoding HAD family phosphatase produces MLTALLFDLDGTLTDTDTLHLQAFRQLLREQDGRELSQAQFDAQVSGRANGELFAELFAGASAEQCQALADRKEALFRDLSPSLEPMPGLLRLLEHARAHALGMCVVTNAPRLNAEHMLNAMGLSQRFAHVLVAEELARPKPDPLPYLTGLQQLGAEAGQALAFEDSLPGVVAACGAGIFTVGVATTQTPERLLAAGARLVVADFNDPALWALIESMG; encoded by the coding sequence ATGCTGACTGCCCTGCTATTCGACCTCGACGGAACCCTGACTGACACGGACACCCTGCACCTGCAGGCCTTTCGCCAACTGCTGCGGGAGCAGGACGGCCGTGAGCTGAGCCAGGCGCAATTCGATGCCCAGGTCAGCGGCCGGGCCAATGGTGAGTTGTTCGCCGAGCTGTTTGCCGGAGCCAGTGCCGAACAGTGCCAAGCGCTGGCCGACCGCAAGGAAGCGCTGTTCCGCGACCTATCGCCCAGCCTGGAGCCGATGCCGGGCCTGCTGCGCCTGCTGGAGCATGCCCGGGCACATGCGCTGGGCATGTGCGTGGTGACCAACGCACCGCGGCTCAATGCCGAACACATGTTGAACGCCATGGGCCTGAGCCAGCGCTTCGCGCATGTGCTGGTGGCCGAGGAACTGGCCCGGCCCAAGCCGGACCCGCTGCCCTACCTGACCGGGTTGCAGCAGCTGGGTGCCGAAGCTGGGCAGGCACTGGCCTTCGAGGATTCGCTACCGGGGGTGGTGGCGGCGTGTGGCGCGGGCATCTTTACCGTGGGTGTGGCTACCACGCAGACGCCAGAGCGGTTGCTGGCGGCGGGGGCGCGGTTGGTGGTTGCTGATTTCAATGACCCTGCGCTGTGGGCATTGATCGAGAGCATGGGGTGA
- the lexA gene encoding transcriptional repressor LexA, with amino-acid sequence MCSMDTLTPKRRAIFDFIRERIADHGQPPSLADIATRFGFASRSVARKHITALCQAGYIDVTPNQARGIRLAAPLRRPEILEIPVLGQVAAGAPIGPDLDIHEQLLLDPSLFRRTPDYLLKVRGDSMIDDGIFDGDLVGILQQADARDGQIVVARLDGEVTIKRLQRQGNGYRLLPRNPAYAPIDVQPEQAFFIEGVFCGLLRRD; translated from the coding sequence ATGTGCTCCATGGACACGCTTACCCCCAAACGCCGCGCTATCTTCGACTTCATCCGTGAGCGCATCGCCGACCACGGCCAGCCACCGAGCCTGGCCGATATCGCCACGCGCTTCGGTTTTGCCTCGCGCAGCGTCGCGCGCAAGCACATCACCGCCTTGTGCCAGGCCGGCTACATCGATGTCACGCCGAACCAGGCGCGGGGCATTCGTTTGGCCGCACCGCTGCGCCGCCCGGAAATCCTCGAAATACCGGTGCTCGGCCAAGTGGCGGCAGGTGCCCCTATCGGCCCGGACCTCGACATCCACGAGCAGTTGCTGCTCGACCCTAGCCTGTTCCGCCGTACCCCCGACTACCTGTTGAAGGTGCGTGGCGACTCGATGATCGACGACGGCATCTTCGATGGTGACCTGGTCGGCATCCTGCAACAGGCCGACGCCCGCGACGGGCAGATCGTGGTCGCACGCCTGGACGGCGAGGTGACCATCAAGCGCCTGCAACGCCAGGGCAACGGTTACCGGCTGTTGCCGCGCAACCCGGCCTATGCGCCCATCGATGTGCAGCCGGAACAGGCGTTTTTCATCGAAGGTGTGTTCTGCGGCTTGCTGAGGCGTGACTGA
- a CDS encoding MFS transporter produces the protein MSPRLLAMALAPLLGLFIIALGNGFMSSLTTLRLGAAGESATTIGVVSSTYFLGLTLGAIFNDRLILRIGHIRAYTSFASLIAVTILLQGLFYDVTWWSVLRLINGWAAVGVFLVIESWLLLAGDAKIRGRLLALYMIAFYGAGVIAQAGLGEITQLGDTAPFMLAGVLAALSVLPIVILPRVSPLLDQVEPLKPRQLLGVAPSGLVGCFGSGVAIAGIYALLPLYLQRIGLDVGEVGNMMAWVILGAMLLQYPVGRWSDRKDRQDVLIALAALCVVLSLVTAFLPSDSFLLPAMLFLLGGGVFTLYPVAVSHAADRAPSDALVPMIQGLLLINSLGSAMAPVAISPMMTEFGEAGLFWAFAVVNLAMVCFFLWRRGKRPAAEHPAPFTASTTFSPTGAELRVTEDLMHAAQEHPPLEPTEPVQASRNETY, from the coding sequence ATGTCTCCGCGTTTGCTGGCCATGGCGCTGGCGCCCCTGCTCGGGCTGTTCATCATTGCCCTGGGCAACGGCTTCATGTCTTCCCTTACCACCTTGCGCCTGGGCGCTGCCGGCGAGTCAGCCACCACCATCGGTGTCGTCTCCTCCACCTACTTCCTCGGCCTGACCCTGGGTGCCATCTTCAATGATCGGCTGATCCTGCGCATCGGCCATATCCGCGCCTACACCAGTTTCGCCTCGCTGATCGCGGTAACCATCCTGCTGCAAGGCTTGTTCTACGACGTTACCTGGTGGTCGGTGCTGCGCCTGATCAACGGCTGGGCAGCGGTGGGCGTGTTCCTGGTGATCGAGAGCTGGTTGCTGCTGGCCGGTGACGCCAAGATTCGCGGCCGCTTGCTGGCGCTGTACATGATCGCCTTCTACGGCGCCGGGGTGATTGCCCAGGCCGGCCTTGGCGAAATCACTCAGTTGGGCGACACCGCCCCCTTCATGCTGGCTGGTGTGCTGGCCGCCCTGTCGGTGTTGCCGATCGTGATTCTGCCACGGGTGTCGCCGCTGCTGGACCAGGTCGAACCGCTCAAGCCGCGCCAGTTGCTGGGCGTGGCACCGTCGGGCCTGGTCGGCTGCTTCGGCTCGGGTGTGGCCATTGCCGGCATCTATGCCCTGCTGCCGCTGTACCTGCAGCGCATTGGCCTGGACGTGGGCGAGGTCGGCAACATGATGGCGTGGGTGATCCTGGGTGCCATGCTGCTGCAATACCCCGTCGGGCGCTGGTCCGACCGCAAGGACCGCCAGGATGTACTGATTGCCCTGGCCGCGCTGTGCGTGGTGCTGTCGCTGGTCACGGCTTTCCTGCCATCGGACTCGTTCTTGCTGCCGGCCATGTTGTTCCTGCTGGGCGGTGGCGTGTTCACCCTGTACCCGGTGGCGGTCAGCCACGCGGCCGACCGGGCCCCCTCCGATGCGCTGGTGCCGATGATTCAGGGCTTGCTGCTGATCAACTCGCTGGGCTCGGCCATGGCACCGGTGGCCATTTCGCCGATGATGACCGAGTTTGGCGAGGCCGGTTTGTTTTGGGCGTTTGCCGTGGTCAACTTGGCCATGGTGTGCTTCTTCCTGTGGCGCCGTGGCAAGCGCCCGGCGGCGGAGCACCCGGCGCCGTTCACCGCTTCGACCACGTTCTCGCCGACCGGTGCCGAGCTGCGGGTGACTGAAGACCTGATGCATGCGGCGCAGGAGCACCCACCGCTGGAGCCTACCGAGCCTGTGCAGGCTAGCCGTAACGAAACGTACTAA
- a CDS encoding excinuclease ABC subunit UvrA, with product MPLRQTPPAGFVRVRGAREHNLKNIDVDIPRDALVVFTGVSGSGKSSLAFSTVYAEAQRRYFESVAPYARRLIDQVGVPDVDTIEGLPPAVALQQQRGTPSARSSVGSVTTLSSSIRMLYSRAGHYPAGQAMLYAEDFSPNTPQGACPECHGMGRVYEVTEATMVPDPSLTIRERAVAAWPMAWQGQNLRDILVTLGYDVDIPWRDLPQAQRDWILFTEDTPTAPVYAGLTPAQTRTALKRKQEPSYQGTFMGARRYVLHTFMHSQSAQMRKRVAQFMRPSPCPLCQGKRLKREALAVTFAGLDIAELSHLSLQALAEVFRKVAAADYLAQQQGDLTLEKRLAAQRIANELLERIDTLLDLGLGYLALERSTPTLSSGELQRLRLATQLNSQLFGVIYVLDEPSAGLHPADSEALFEALQRLKQAGNSVYVVEHDLDTMRRADWLVDVGPAAGEHGGTILYSGPPVGLAQVEQSCTRAYLFGAPTQATRVPRQAHDWLKLQGITRNNLANLNTEFPLGCFTAVTGISGSGKSSLVSQALLELVGAHLGHAEPRNEAEEQSLEDAPEQASGGHVSAGLGSIKRLVQVDQKPIGRTPRSNLATYTGLFDHVRKLFAATEQAKAQGFDAGRFSFNVAKGRCANCEGEGFVSVELLFMPSVYAPCPTCHGARYNPETLAVNWQGMNIAQVLQLTVDQALLVFAEQPPARRCLQVLHDIGLGYLRLGQPATELSGGEAQRIKLATELQRSARGATLYVLDEPTNGLHPQDIDRLLVQLNRLVDGGHSVVVVEHDMRVVAQSDWVIDIGPGAGDAGGKVVVSGTPQVVAGCGASRTAAFLAKAL from the coding sequence ATGCCCCTTCGCCAAACGCCACCAGCCGGCTTTGTCCGCGTTCGGGGTGCCCGCGAGCACAACCTGAAGAACATCGACGTCGATATCCCCCGCGACGCCTTGGTGGTGTTCACCGGTGTGTCCGGCTCGGGCAAGTCCTCGCTGGCTTTCTCCACCGTGTACGCCGAAGCCCAACGCCGCTATTTCGAGTCGGTGGCGCCCTATGCCCGGCGCCTGATCGACCAGGTGGGCGTGCCGGACGTGGATACCATCGAGGGCTTGCCGCCGGCGGTGGCCCTGCAACAACAACGCGGTACGCCCAGTGCACGCTCCTCGGTGGGCAGCGTGACAACCCTGTCCAGCTCGATCCGCATGCTCTACTCCCGCGCCGGCCACTACCCGGCCGGCCAGGCCATGTTGTATGCCGAGGACTTTTCGCCGAACACGCCCCAGGGCGCCTGCCCAGAATGCCACGGCATGGGCCGGGTCTACGAGGTGACCGAAGCGACCATGGTCCCCGACCCATCGTTGACCATTCGCGAACGCGCGGTGGCGGCCTGGCCGATGGCCTGGCAGGGGCAAAACCTGCGCGACATCCTGGTAACTCTGGGCTATGACGTCGACATCCCCTGGCGCGACCTGCCCCAGGCGCAGCGTGACTGGATCCTGTTCACCGAAGATACCCCCACCGCTCCGGTGTACGCCGGCCTCACTCCGGCCCAGACCCGCACCGCACTCAAGCGCAAGCAGGAGCCCAGCTACCAGGGCACGTTCATGGGCGCCCGGCGTTATGTACTGCACACTTTCATGCACTCGCAGAGCGCACAAATGCGCAAGCGCGTGGCCCAGTTCATGCGCCCCAGCCCCTGCCCACTGTGCCAGGGCAAGCGCCTGAAGCGTGAGGCACTGGCGGTGACCTTCGCCGGCCTGGACATCGCCGAGCTGTCGCACCTGTCGCTGCAGGCGCTGGCAGAGGTGTTCCGCAAGGTGGCGGCAGCCGACTACTTGGCGCAACAGCAGGGCGACCTGACCCTGGAAAAGCGCCTGGCCGCGCAACGCATCGCCAACGAACTGCTCGAACGCATCGACACCCTGCTCGACCTCGGCCTGGGCTACCTGGCGCTGGAACGCAGCACGCCGACCTTGTCCTCTGGGGAGCTGCAACGCCTACGCCTGGCCACCCAGCTGAACTCGCAGCTGTTCGGTGTGATCTACGTGCTTGATGAGCCTTCGGCCGGCCTGCACCCGGCCGACAGCGAAGCGCTGTTCGAAGCGCTGCAACGCTTGAAGCAGGCGGGCAACTCGGTCTACGTGGTTGAGCACGACCTGGACACCATGCGGCGCGCCGACTGGCTGGTAGATGTGGGGCCTGCCGCCGGTGAGCATGGCGGCACTATCCTCTACAGCGGGCCGCCCGTCGGCCTGGCCCAGGTCGAACAATCGTGCACCCGGGCCTACCTGTTCGGTGCCCCAACCCAGGCCACGCGCGTACCCCGCCAGGCCCACGACTGGCTGAAGCTGCAAGGCATCACCCGGAATAACCTCGCTAACCTGAATACCGAATTCCCACTGGGCTGCTTCACCGCCGTCACCGGCATTTCCGGCTCGGGCAAGTCGAGCCTGGTCAGCCAAGCCCTGCTGGAGCTGGTTGGCGCGCACCTGGGCCACGCCGAGCCGCGCAACGAAGCCGAAGAGCAGAGCCTGGAAGACGCCCCCGAACAGGCCAGCGGCGGGCATGTAAGCGCAGGCCTTGGTAGCATCAAGCGCCTGGTCCAGGTTGACCAGAAGCCGATCGGCCGCACGCCGCGCTCCAACCTGGCCACCTACACCGGCCTGTTCGACCATGTGCGCAAACTGTTCGCTGCCACCGAACAAGCCAAGGCACAGGGCTTCGATGCCGGGCGCTTTTCCTTCAACGTGGCCAAGGGCCGTTGCGCCAACTGCGAGGGTGAAGGCTTTGTCAGCGTCGAATTACTGTTCATGCCCAGCGTCTATGCGCCCTGCCCAACCTGCCACGGCGCCCGTTACAACCCCGAGACCCTGGCAGTTAACTGGCAAGGCATGAACATCGCGCAAGTGCTGCAACTGACTGTCGACCAAGCCCTGCTGGTATTTGCCGAACAACCACCGGCGCGGCGCTGCCTGCAAGTACTGCACGACATCGGCCTGGGCTACCTGCGCCTGGGCCAGCCGGCCACCGAGTTGTCCGGCGGCGAAGCGCAACGGATCAAGCTGGCCACCGAACTGCAACGCTCGGCGCGTGGGGCAACACTGTATGTGCTGGACGAGCCTACCAACGGCCTGCACCCGCAGGATATCGACCGGCTGCTGGTGCAACTCAACCGCTTGGTCGATGGCGGGCACAGCGTGGTGGTGGTCGAGCACGACATGCGGGTAGTGGCGCAGAGTGACTGGGTGATCGACATCGGGCCAGGGGCCGGGGATGCCGGGGGCAAGGTGGTGGTGAGTGGTACGCCGCAGGTGGTGGCAGGGTGCGGGGCAAGCCGGACAGCGGCGTTTCTGGCCAAGGCCTTGTAG
- a CDS encoding DNA polymerase Y family protein, protein MLWACILLPQLALDTVLRERDDPETPLVLLGGPPQRRVLQAVNPAAAALGLRAGQTLTAARALADGFSCVEADPKRIDQVQQLLAAWAYRFSAQVSLHYPRALLLEVGSSLQLFGPWPLFEARLRQELADLGLRQRIVLASNPVAARMLANGHDGLAVCDAEATRAALLGMPIERIGLPAEAAEAFARMGLRQLGQVLALPRDTLARRFSAQVQLHLDQLLGLRNLGLSFYQPPDRFETRLELNFDVESHQALLFPLRRMLNDLAAFLAGRDCGVQRFCLHLEHAEGPDTLLKVGLLAAERDAAMLFELARERLEPLRIPAPVRNLRLVAEDLPPFVPQHQALFDPRAQQAQPWEQLRERLRARLGDEAVKGLSAAADHRPECAWQAVEQGAPGNMPVTPNSRPGWLLAAPLALDETGYRVQGHAERIESGWWDGGDVRRDYYRIETRDGLRGWAYRDLSQAGPLWLQGWFA, encoded by the coding sequence ATGCTCTGGGCCTGCATTCTGCTTCCGCAGCTGGCGCTGGACACGGTCCTGCGTGAGCGTGACGACCCCGAGACACCCCTGGTGCTGCTTGGCGGGCCGCCCCAGCGACGAGTGCTGCAGGCGGTCAACCCGGCGGCAGCCGCGCTAGGCCTGCGGGCCGGGCAAACCCTGACGGCCGCGCGCGCCCTGGCCGATGGCTTCAGCTGCGTCGAAGCCGACCCCAAGCGCATCGACCAGGTGCAGCAGTTGCTGGCAGCCTGGGCCTACCGCTTCAGTGCCCAGGTCAGCTTGCACTACCCACGGGCACTGCTGCTGGAGGTGGGCTCCAGCTTGCAACTGTTCGGCCCCTGGCCCTTGTTCGAGGCCCGCCTGCGCCAAGAGCTGGCCGACTTGGGCCTGCGCCAACGCATCGTCCTGGCCAGCAACCCGGTGGCGGCGCGCATGCTCGCCAACGGCCACGATGGCCTGGCCGTGTGTGATGCCGAGGCGACCCGTGCGGCGCTGCTGGGCATGCCCATCGAGCGTATCGGCTTGCCAGCAGAGGCCGCCGAAGCCTTTGCCCGTATGGGGCTGCGCCAGTTGGGCCAAGTACTGGCCTTGCCCCGCGATACCCTGGCCAGGCGCTTTTCGGCCCAGGTACAGCTGCACCTGGACCAGTTGCTCGGCCTGCGCAATTTGGGGCTGAGCTTTTACCAGCCACCTGACCGCTTCGAAACCCGGCTGGAGCTTAACTTCGACGTCGAGTCGCACCAGGCCCTGCTGTTCCCGCTGCGGCGCATGCTCAACGACCTTGCCGCGTTCCTCGCCGGGCGTGACTGTGGCGTGCAGCGCTTCTGCCTGCACCTGGAGCACGCCGAAGGGCCGGACACCCTGCTCAAGGTGGGCCTGCTGGCCGCCGAACGCGATGCCGCGATGCTGTTCGAACTGGCGCGCGAGCGCCTGGAACCGCTGCGTATTCCCGCACCGGTGCGCAACCTGCGGCTGGTGGCCGAAGACCTGCCACCCTTTGTGCCGCAACACCAAGCGTTGTTCGACCCGCGTGCGCAACAGGCACAACCCTGGGAGCAATTGCGCGAACGGCTGCGCGCCCGCTTGGGGGACGAGGCGGTCAAAGGCCTGAGTGCGGCAGCCGATCACCGCCCCGAATGTGCCTGGCAAGCGGTAGAGCAGGGTGCCCCGGGCAACATGCCGGTTACGCCCAATAGCCGCCCGGGCTGGTTGCTGGCGGCGCCCCTGGCGCTGGACGAAACCGGCTACCGCGTGCAAGGCCACGCCGAGCGCATCGAGTCGGGCTGGTGGGATGGCGGCGACGTGCGCCGTGATTACTACCGCATCGAAACCCGCGACGGCCTGCGCGGCTGGGCCTATCGCGACCTGAGCCAGGCCGGCCCGTTGTGGCTGCAGGGTTGGTTCGCATGA
- a CDS encoding TonB-dependent receptor, whose amino-acid sequence MDVKQSTLALAVGSALYLANSAWAAAPAGAVELEQITVTGEKINRTLEQTQSSVVVVTDKQLREKEDHNLVDVFARTPGVYNQSGNENWGIRGVPVSGFDDQGPATLNGAVSVFVDGAVQPNRALTLSPMQLWDVEQVEVFLGPQSTTQGRNSLAGAVVIQTRNPTFEPSFAAQTNMGNYAERGAAVAGGGALVDNKIAGRIAVDYQEGDGYIDNTSLHDDANPGRSANTRGKLLILPSDDLDILLTYAHGESRKGDNTVMRESGKVRYYKMTSNTKAFDKLQQDTVSAKVDYRLDDYWSLTSLTANTRSDYDARLDFDQSADANQVVLRQQDGNLFSQELRLNYTGDTVKSFVGAYYGHNTNDFHDRLLFNERLFGTAKGDTTIENQALFGEINWTFAPRWTLITGLRYDHENNDTDIDQDDFSSPGKVSKSFNAVLPKLGLDYQLADGQYLGFMVQKGYRGGGVNMRAGGGHEAYDPEYTTNYELSYRGTFYDDTLRTRANLYYTEWKDQQVSVLDPNTEFLHVFNAGSSDIKGLEVSVEKDLGAQLTLNAAASVTDGKYKDFVTGDGRDMSGEAFLYSPKYKMALGATYRWNERLTLNTDVIYQSTSPSEYAFDDAGQVTDQRRSDNYWLVNFNSEYKITRNIAVSGFVKNAFDKEYITNNRSGDILDVGAPRTLGIALRYDL is encoded by the coding sequence GTGGACGTCAAGCAAAGTACACTGGCACTGGCGGTGGGCTCGGCCCTGTACCTGGCCAACAGTGCCTGGGCCGCGGCACCGGCGGGTGCGGTAGAGCTGGAACAAATCACCGTGACTGGGGAGAAGATCAACCGCACCCTGGAGCAAACCCAGTCCAGCGTAGTGGTGGTCACCGACAAGCAGTTACGTGAAAAAGAAGACCACAACCTGGTCGATGTGTTTGCCCGCACCCCGGGCGTGTACAACCAGTCTGGCAATGAAAACTGGGGTATTCGTGGGGTACCGGTGTCCGGTTTCGACGACCAGGGCCCGGCTACGCTCAACGGTGCGGTGTCGGTGTTCGTTGACGGTGCGGTACAACCGAACCGCGCCTTGACCTTGAGCCCCATGCAATTGTGGGACGTCGAGCAGGTCGAGGTATTCCTCGGCCCGCAATCCACCACCCAAGGCCGCAATTCCCTGGCCGGCGCGGTGGTAATCCAAACCCGCAACCCAACCTTCGAGCCGAGTTTTGCGGCGCAGACCAACATGGGCAACTACGCCGAGCGCGGGGCGGCGGTGGCCGGGGGCGGTGCGCTGGTCGACAACAAGATCGCTGGCCGAATCGCGGTGGACTATCAAGAAGGCGATGGCTACATCGACAACACCAGCTTGCACGACGACGCCAACCCCGGGCGCTCTGCCAATACCCGCGGCAAACTGCTGATCTTGCCAAGCGACGACCTCGACATCCTGCTGACCTATGCCCACGGTGAAAGCCGCAAAGGCGATAACACGGTCATGCGTGAAAGCGGCAAGGTCCGTTATTACAAGATGACCTCCAACACCAAGGCCTTCGACAAGCTGCAGCAGGACACCGTCAGCGCCAAGGTCGACTACCGGCTGGACGACTACTGGTCGCTGACCAGCCTTACCGCCAACACCCGTTCGGACTACGACGCCCGCCTGGACTTCGACCAGTCCGCTGATGCCAACCAGGTGGTGTTGCGCCAGCAGGACGGCAACCTGTTCAGCCAGGAGTTGCGCCTGAACTACACCGGCGACACGGTGAAGAGCTTCGTCGGCGCCTACTACGGGCACAACACCAACGACTTCCATGACCGCCTGCTGTTCAACGAACGCCTGTTCGGCACCGCCAAAGGCGATACCACCATTGAGAACCAAGCGCTGTTCGGCGAGATCAACTGGACCTTCGCACCGCGCTGGACGCTGATCACCGGCCTGCGCTACGACCACGAAAACAACGACACCGACATCGACCAGGACGACTTCTCCAGCCCCGGCAAGGTCAGCAAGTCGTTTAACGCCGTGCTGCCCAAGCTTGGCCTCGATTACCAGCTGGCCGATGGGCAATACCTGGGCTTCATGGTGCAGAAGGGCTATCGCGGTGGTGGCGTGAACATGCGTGCCGGGGGTGGGCATGAGGCCTATGACCCGGAGTACACCACCAACTACGAGTTGTCCTACCGCGGCACGTTCTACGACGACACGCTGCGCACGCGTGCCAACCTGTACTACACCGAATGGAAGGACCAACAGGTCAGCGTGCTGGACCCGAACACTGAGTTTCTCCATGTGTTCAACGCTGGCAGCAGCGATATCAAGGGCCTGGAAGTGTCTGTCGAGAAAGACCTCGGCGCACAGCTCACGCTCAATGCTGCCGCCTCGGTTACCGACGGCAAGTACAAGGACTTTGTCACCGGCGATGGCCGTGACATGAGTGGCGAGGCCTTCCTCTATTCGCCCAAGTACAAGATGGCGCTGGGGGCGACCTACCGCTGGAACGAGCGCCTCACCCTCAATACCGATGTCATCTACCAGAGCACCTCACCTTCGGAGTACGCGTTCGATGACGCCGGGCAGGTCACTGACCAGCGCCGCAGCGACAACTACTGGCTGGTCAACTTCAACAGCGAGTACAAGATCACCCGCAATATTGCAGTGTCCGGGTTTGTGAAGAACGCCTTCGACAAGGAGTACATCACCAACAACCGCAGTGGCGACATCCTCGATGTGGGGGCCCCGCGCACGCTGGGCATAGCGTTGCGCTACGACCTGTGA
- a CDS encoding YbhB/YbcL family Raf kinase inhibitor-like protein translates to MNLKPWLLTMLLPCSALAVAAGQGALSISSSSFTDGGVIALQQVGPDPACGAGEQRTPQLSWDNLPAGTQSLALVMFDPDGGKGIGVVHWVAYNIDPAQDGLKEGSAGLTGPGVTVGRNSRGTLSYRGPCPPAGDNPHHYALTLIATDLPLGTLPEGLDRSGLLQLLQGHALGAQSLVGRYGH, encoded by the coding sequence ATGAATCTCAAGCCCTGGCTGCTCACCATGCTGCTGCCGTGCAGCGCTTTGGCCGTCGCTGCCGGCCAAGGCGCGCTGTCGATCAGTTCCTCGTCGTTCACCGATGGCGGGGTAATCGCCTTGCAACAGGTAGGCCCAGACCCAGCCTGCGGCGCCGGTGAGCAGCGCACCCCGCAATTGAGCTGGGACAACCTCCCTGCCGGCACACAGTCGCTGGCCTTGGTAATGTTCGACCCGGACGGTGGTAAGGGCATCGGCGTGGTCCACTGGGTCGCCTACAACATCGACCCAGCCCAGGATGGGCTGAAGGAAGGCAGCGCCGGATTGACCGGGCCAGGTGTGACGGTGGGGCGCAACTCGCGCGGCACGCTCAGTTACCGGGGCCCCTGCCCGCCGGCCGGCGACAACCCGCACCACTATGCACTGACCCTGATCGCCACCGACCTGCCCTTGGGCACTCTGCCCGAAGGCTTGGACCGCAGTGGCTTGCTGCAACTGCTGCAAGGCCACGCGCTGGGCGCACAGAGCCTGGTCGGGCGCTACGGCCACTGA
- a CDS encoding AEC family transporter yields the protein MFASLFAVLSPVFIVAGIGYAWARRGLDYPTEFIARVVMTVGTPSLVLSTLSRTELHPDAFTSMAMACLLCTLGMALSGWLVCRASGLHWRVLLPAFMFPNTGNMGLPISLYAFGEQGLALAVAFFLTLSIVQFTLGMAISGTAASFKALLRNPIVISLAGALPLIFLDFELPRWLANTADLLGGMTIPLMLLTLGVSLASIRLRHVGRGMLLGGLRIGLGAAVGWVVGAALGMENLERAVLVVQSAMPVAVFNYLMAVRANREPEQVANLVMCSTVLSFAWLPVVLAWWM from the coding sequence ATGTTCGCGTCACTGTTCGCCGTCCTGTCCCCGGTTTTCATCGTCGCCGGCATCGGCTACGCCTGGGCCCGCAGGGGCCTGGATTACCCCACCGAATTCATCGCCCGGGTAGTGATGACCGTTGGCACGCCATCGCTGGTGCTGTCCACCCTCAGCCGCACCGAACTGCACCCGGATGCGTTCACCAGCATGGCCATGGCCTGCCTGCTGTGCACCCTCGGCATGGCCTTGAGCGGCTGGCTGGTGTGCCGCGCTTCGGGCCTGCACTGGCGGGTGCTGCTGCCGGCGTTCATGTTCCCCAACACTGGCAACATGGGCCTGCCGATCAGCCTGTATGCCTTTGGCGAACAGGGCCTGGCCCTGGCCGTAGCATTTTTCCTGACCCTGTCGATCGTGCAGTTCACCCTCGGCATGGCCATCTCCGGCACCGCCGCTTCGTTCAAGGCCCTGCTGCGTAACCCCATCGTGATCAGCCTGGCCGGTGCCCTGCCGCTCATTTTCCTCGACTTCGAGCTACCCCGCTGGCTAGCCAATACCGCAGACCTGCTGGGCGGCATGACCATCCCGTTGATGTTGCTGACCCTGGGCGTGTCGCTGGCCAGCATTCGCTTGCGCCATGTGGGCCGCGGTATGTTGCTGGGCGGTTTACGCATTGGCCTGGGGGCAGCGGTGGGCTGGGTGGTGGGCGCGGCATTGGGCATGGAAAACCTCGAGCGCGCGGTGCTGGTGGTGCAGTCGGCAATGCCGGTGGCGGTGTTCAATTACCTGATGGCGGTGCGGGCCAATCGCGAGCCGGAGCAGGTGGCGAACCTGGTGATGTGCTCGACCGTGCTGTCATTCGCCTGGTTGCCGGTGGTGCTGGCGTGGTGGATGTAA
- the imuA gene encoding translesion DNA synthesis-associated protein ImuA produces the protein MGAVVDLDRLLDQRRVWRGRQAQARPLGQQPTGHAALDQRLPEGGWPAAALSELLLASPGCGELQLLWPTLARLSAEGGRVVLVAPPFIPYAPAWQAAGVDLRWLVQVDADPADALWAAEQCLRSGSCAAVLCWPARADDRTLRRLQVAAETGQALAFACRPQQAAHNPSPAALRIAVDTRPAQWRVLKSRGGMPPALPIACPGRG, from the coding sequence ATGGGCGCGGTGGTCGACCTCGACAGGCTGCTCGACCAGCGCCGCGTATGGCGCGGCCGGCAGGCCCAGGCGCGGCCACTCGGCCAGCAGCCCACCGGCCATGCCGCCCTCGACCAACGCTTGCCTGAAGGCGGTTGGCCGGCTGCAGCACTCAGCGAACTGTTGTTGGCCAGCCCCGGCTGTGGCGAACTGCAATTGCTGTGGCCAACGCTGGCGCGCCTGAGTGCTGAAGGTGGCCGGGTGGTGCTGGTGGCGCCGCCCTTCATTCCTTACGCCCCGGCCTGGCAGGCCGCGGGGGTGGACCTGCGCTGGCTGGTGCAGGTAGATGCCGACCCGGCCGATGCCCTGTGGGCCGCCGAGCAGTGCCTGCGTTCCGGCAGTTGCGCGGCGGTGCTGTGCTGGCCGGCGCGTGCCGATGACCGTACCCTGCGGCGCTTGCAGGTGGCCGCCGAAACCGGTCAGGCGCTGGCGTTCGCCTGCCGGCCGCAACAGGCGGCGCACAACCCTTCACCGGCAGCGCTGCGTATTGCCGTCGACACGCGCCCGGCGCAATGGCGCGTGCTGAAAAGCCGTGGCGGCATGCCACCGGCGCTGCCCATTGCCTGCCCGGGGCGGGGCTGA